One Phaseolus vulgaris cultivar G19833 chromosome 11, P. vulgaris v2.0, whole genome shotgun sequence genomic window carries:
- the LOC137833895 gene encoding protein FAR1-RELATED SEQUENCE 5-like, which yields MTKSSVKPRNILLTMKEHNEKNVSIIKQVYNARYMYKRSVRGDRTEMQQLMMLLKRDMYIYWSRFEEGTNVVQDLFWTHPDSVKLLNAFNIVLMMDNTYKTNRYRMPLFEVVGVTSTGLTFSAAFMLLASERHHNFVWALKKLKGLFLRVDSYPKVVVSDRDIALMNAINVVFPEAANLLCRFHIDKNVKAKCKMIVYPKEAWDQVMESWGAIVDCENVESYEHRVEAFNVVCSPWPIFTEYVISTWLNPHKEKFVKAWTDKVMHLGNMTSNRVEAAHWSLKRIP from the coding sequence ATGACAAAGAGTTCGGTGAAGCCTAGAAATATTTTGCTAACAATGAAAGAGCATAATGAGAAAAATGTCAGCATAATAAAACAAGTTTATAATGCACGATATATGTACAAAAGATCAGTACGAGGTGATAGAACTGAAATGCAACAATTGATGATGTTACTTAAGCGAGATATGTATATCTATTGGTCTAGGTTTGAAGAAGGGACGAATGTTGTGCAAGATTTATTTTGGACACACCCTGATTCAGTGAAGTTATTGAATGCCTTTAACATTGTATTGATGATGGACAATACGTATAAAACTAATAGGTATAGGATGCCCTTGTTTGAAGTTGTTGGTGTAACCTCAACGGGATTGACCTTCAGTGCTGCATTTATGTTACTCGCATCAGAACGTCATCATAACTTTGTATGGGCCCTCAAGAAGCTAAAAGGTTTGTTTTTGAGAGTTGATTCATACCCAAAGGTTGTGGTTAGTGATAGAGATATTGCTTTAATGAATGCAATAAATGTTGTGTTTCCCGAAGCTGCTAATTTGTTATGTCGTtttcacattgataaaaatgttaaagcaaaatgtaaaatgattGTTTATCCAAAAGAGGCATGGGATCAAGTGATGGAATCTTGGGGAGCAATTGTTGATTGTGAAAATGTAGAGTCCTATGAACATCGTGTGGAGGCTTTTAATGTTGTTTGTTCACCATGGCCTATATTTACTGAATATGTGATTAGTACTTGGTTAAATCCACATAAAGAGAAGTTTGTTAAGGCTTGGACGGATAAAGTCATGCACTTAGGCAACATGACAAGTAACAGGGTTGAGGCTGCACATTGGAGTTTAAAGAGGATCCCTTGA